A single Sphingomonas kaistensis DNA region contains:
- a CDS encoding 5-formyltetrahydrofolate cyclo-ligase, producing the protein MVVPSPSPSPADKVALRAELRARRREFAASLAPDTRKALEAELTAALEPLLFGASVVAAYQPMKDEISPLGALARAQAMGKDIALPAFAARDSRMTFRSGEASEPGPWGLLQPPLTAPPRQPDLVLLPLVACDRAGNRIGMGQGHYDRALEGLRPTARLVGIGWDFQLLEVAIPADPWDQRLDAFASPAGLKEIARQ; encoded by the coding sequence ATGGTGGTCCCGTCACCCTCCCCTTCCCCCGCCGACAAGGTCGCGCTGCGCGCCGAGCTTCGCGCTCGGCGGCGTGAGTTTGCGGCGAGCCTCGCGCCCGACACGCGCAAGGCGCTCGAAGCCGAGCTTACCGCCGCGCTCGAACCTTTGTTGTTCGGCGCGTCCGTGGTGGCCGCCTATCAGCCGATGAAAGACGAGATCAGCCCTTTGGGCGCGCTCGCCCGGGCGCAGGCGATGGGCAAGGATATCGCCCTTCCCGCTTTCGCTGCGCGCGATTCGCGCATGACCTTCCGCAGCGGCGAGGCGAGCGAGCCTGGGCCATGGGGGCTGCTCCAACCGCCGCTGACGGCGCCGCCGCGGCAACCTGATCTCGTTCTCCTTCCGCTGGTCGCCTGTGACCGTGCAGGCAATCGGATCGGTATGGGCCAAGGCCATTACGATCGCGCGCTCGAAGGATTGCGACCAACCGCGCGGCTGGTCGGAATCGGCTGGGACTTTCAATTGCTGGAGGTCGCCATTCCGGCCGATCCGTGGGATCAGCGGCTCGACGCCTTTGCCTCACCGGCCGGCCTCAAGGAGATTGCAAGGCAGTGA
- a CDS encoding DUF2842 domain-containing protein: MIPEEEPRPRPAAGVFMIIGIIIVWSVLIASISDVVSRWPAFVQLLFYMIAGIVWILPLRPILRWSETGRWRADPPKP, translated from the coding sequence GTGATTCCCGAAGAAGAACCGCGTCCCCGCCCCGCCGCCGGCGTGTTCATGATCATCGGCATCATCATCGTGTGGTCGGTGCTGATCGCCTCGATCTCGGACGTGGTTAGCCGCTGGCCAGCCTTCGTTCAGCTCCTTTTCTACATGATTGCCGGCATCGTCTGGATCCTGCCGCTGCGCCCGATCTTGCGCTGGAGCGAGACCGGACGGTGGCGGGCAGACCCGCCCAAACCTTGA
- a CDS encoding cell wall hydrolase yields MTSATLPSDRPSPVSQALSLLRARPRESAGAGLLALAACLSVAAFANDSRALPAQPQASVEAATPSVQDLNPFAVRQIAPTDAQKLNAAVPLASGPNPAATPFVLKADAKIYNRALECLTQAVYYEAAREPEEGQRGVAQVVLNRMRHPAYPASVCAVVYQGAERPTGCQFSFTCDGSLARAPMRDYWDRARRVADEALKGYVAASVGNATHYHADYVAPYWAPTLTKNAVIGAHIFYRWKGGWGQPAAFTQSWAKRESDPAFLRSAALAAEARYAAMTPDTAVATTLAEARQNLPPELAKLVAPEIAAGGGKRVALRLEARKRVEEATRDAKPAEVGSSSLNWGLTGAPVGEAEQAPLGRKPADPATASAAANAAPIGAQ; encoded by the coding sequence ATGACCTCCGCGACCCTCCCTTCCGACCGGCCTAGCCCGGTGAGCCAGGCCTTGAGCCTGCTGCGCGCTCGGCCGCGAGAAAGCGCCGGCGCAGGGCTACTGGCGCTCGCCGCCTGTCTGTCGGTCGCGGCGTTCGCCAACGACAGCCGCGCGCTGCCCGCGCAGCCGCAGGCTTCGGTCGAGGCGGCAACGCCGTCGGTGCAGGATCTCAACCCGTTCGCCGTGCGCCAGATCGCACCGACAGACGCGCAGAAGCTCAATGCGGCGGTGCCGCTGGCCAGCGGGCCGAACCCCGCCGCGACGCCGTTCGTGCTCAAGGCCGACGCCAAGATCTACAACCGCGCGCTCGAATGCCTGACGCAAGCGGTCTATTACGAAGCCGCGCGCGAGCCCGAAGAAGGCCAGCGCGGCGTCGCGCAGGTAGTGCTCAACCGGATGCGTCACCCCGCCTATCCGGCGAGCGTCTGCGCGGTCGTCTACCAAGGCGCCGAACGCCCGACCGGTTGCCAGTTCAGCTTCACTTGCGACGGTTCGCTCGCACGCGCGCCGATGCGCGACTATTGGGACCGCGCCCGCCGCGTCGCCGACGAGGCGCTGAAAGGCTATGTCGCCGCTTCGGTCGGCAACGCGACCCATTACCACGCCGATTATGTCGCGCCCTACTGGGCGCCGACGCTGACCAAGAATGCGGTGATCGGCGCGCACATCTTTTATCGCTGGAAGGGCGGCTGGGGCCAGCCCGCCGCCTTCACCCAGAGCTGGGCCAAGCGCGAAAGCGATCCCGCCTTCCTGCGCAGCGCCGCGCTGGCGGCCGAAGCGCGCTATGCGGCGATGACGCCCGACACGGCGGTGGCCACCACGCTTGCCGAAGCGCGGCAGAACTTGCCGCCTGAGCTCGCCAAGCTGGTTGCGCCCGAGATCGCGGCGGGTGGCGGCAAGCGCGTCGCGCTGCGTCTCGAAGCGCGCAAGCGGGTCGAGGAAGCGACGCGGGACGCCAAGCCCGCCGAAGTTGGCTCCAGCAGCCTCAATTGGGGCCTGACGGGCGCGCCTGTGGGCGAGGCCGAGCAGGCGCCGCTGGGCCGCAAGCCTGCCGACCCGGCGACGGCCTCGGCGGCCGCAAATGCCGCCCCGATCGGCGCGCAGTAA
- a CDS encoding AI-2E family transporter — MDAPTSRTDHAEDEAAVLAEHITIKRDRLLASLTLIAGIGLIFAIPFALRAGAEFFLPVTAALVIAIALVPMLEWFERRGLPSAMSALSCVIIFLAVMAFALLSIVIPAIDWVTLLPERIGRVRDALEPILALVKNLERFVDKIINQLPSATTGVGGARTVQVETPNSMMDLLTSSAPHALIQLFFALLVIFFFLSGWTAMRKSTITSRGSFEGALTTARVIQQVVAATSTYLGTITLINVTLGALMAGILWWLGMDSPLMWGGIVAVLNYIPYLGPIAAALLLALGGMISFSDPWTALLPPLIFIGLHMVEANAITPMVVGKRVRINPLLILLSLSFWAWVWGTTGALLAIPLLIILKTVFAAAGTPDIAGFLFEQGTLTHAGEDEDEDEPIAPDPKLVGRP, encoded by the coding sequence ATGGACGCGCCCACCTCACGCACCGATCACGCCGAGGACGAAGCAGCGGTCCTCGCCGAACATATCACCATCAAACGCGACCGCCTGCTCGCCTCGCTGACGCTGATCGCGGGCATCGGCCTGATCTTCGCCATTCCCTTTGCGCTCCGGGCGGGGGCCGAATTCTTTCTTCCTGTCACCGCCGCGCTGGTCATCGCCATCGCACTGGTGCCGATGCTCGAATGGTTCGAGCGGCGCGGGCTGCCGTCGGCCATGTCGGCGCTCAGCTGCGTCATCATCTTCCTCGCGGTGATGGCCTTCGCCTTGTTGTCGATCGTTATCCCGGCGATCGACTGGGTGACCCTTCTTCCCGAACGGATCGGGCGGGTGCGCGACGCGCTCGAGCCGATCCTCGCTTTGGTCAAGAACCTCGAGCGGTTCGTCGACAAGATCATCAACCAGCTGCCGAGCGCGACCACCGGCGTCGGCGGCGCGCGCACGGTGCAGGTCGAAACGCCCAACAGCATGATGGACCTGCTGACCAGTTCCGCCCCCCATGCGCTAATCCAGCTCTTCTTCGCGCTGCTGGTGATCTTCTTTTTCCTGTCCGGTTGGACCGCGATGCGGAAGTCGACCATCACCAGCCGCGGCAGCTTCGAAGGTGCGCTCACCACCGCGCGGGTGATCCAGCAGGTGGTCGCCGCGACATCCACCTATCTTGGCACCATCACCCTTATCAATGTGACCCTGGGCGCGCTGATGGCAGGGATCCTATGGTGGCTGGGGATGGATTCGCCGTTGATGTGGGGCGGCATCGTCGCGGTGCTGAATTACATTCCCTATCTCGGGCCGATTGCGGCGGCGCTGCTGCTGGCACTCGGCGGGATGATCAGTTTTTCCGATCCCTGGACCGCGCTTCTTCCGCCGCTGATTTTCATCGGGCTGCACATGGTGGAGGCGAACGCCATCACTCCGATGGTGGTCGGCAAACGGGTCCGCATCAATCCGCTGCTGATCCTGCTGTCATTGAGCTTCTGGGCGTGGGTGTGGGGAACGACCGGCGCGCTGTTGGCGATTCCCTTGCTGATCATTCTCAAGACCGTGTTCGCCGCCGCCGGCACCCCCGATATTGCGGGCTTCCTGTTCGAGCAGGGGACGTTGACGCACGCCGGAGAGGACGAGGACGAGGACGAACCGATCGCGCCCGATCCCAAGCTCGTCGGGCGTCCCTAG
- a CDS encoding DUF962 domain-containing protein, with protein MAERIYKTFEDFWPYYLREHAGQRTRALHYAGTALVIAAAITLAVTGNWWWLLAMPLAGYGFAWFAHFFVEKNRPATFTYPWWSLRSDFRMFFLAVSGRLGPHLRAAGVSPHG; from the coding sequence ATGGCCGAGCGCATCTACAAGACCTTCGAGGACTTCTGGCCTTATTACCTGCGCGAGCATGCAGGGCAGCGGACCCGCGCGCTTCACTACGCCGGCACCGCGCTGGTCATCGCCGCCGCGATCACGCTGGCGGTCACCGGCAACTGGTGGTGGCTGCTCGCCATGCCGCTCGCCGGCTACGGCTTCGCCTGGTTCGCGCATTTCTTCGTCGAGAAAAATCGTCCAGCCACCTTCACCTATCCGTGGTGGAGCCTGCGCAGCGATTTTCGGATGTTCTTTCTGGCGGTGAGTGGCCGGCTGGGGCCGCATCTCAGGGCCGCTGGCGTCTCGCCTCACGGCTGA
- a CDS encoding sodium:proton antiporter, whose amino-acid sequence MFGFETYHIGLAGVGFAILIAFWLPRFLSGREPAASALLILVGFLAFLPFPGMREALNPVEEPRGWEIMAEICVIVGLFGTGLRIDRLIDRKQWAPTVRLLLIAMPLCIAALALFGWFAAGMTFAGALLLGAVLAPTDPVLAADVAVGPPLEGGEHPVRFTLTTEAGLNDGLAFPFVHLGILVASAGMISWDLAGEWALRDVLYRVVVGGLSGAAVGWLLGKLLFDWPRENALARTESGVIAFAGVLLAYGATELVEGYGFIAAFVAGLTLRRSESSHDFHKRLHDFSESLEHALTAILLVGLGAVLPVLWPHFTPANAMIAAVLILVIRPAAAWLSLVGTVLHGRERAVVAFYGVRGIGSIYYLAYAGHHVKLTNEYELWATIAGTILLSTLVHGLTAGIAVESVTGEQQTGPTVPPSNPVESAESSR is encoded by the coding sequence ATGTTTGGATTTGAAACCTATCACATCGGGCTGGCCGGGGTCGGCTTCGCCATCCTGATCGCCTTCTGGCTGCCCCGCTTTCTCTCCGGGCGCGAGCCGGCTGCGTCGGCCTTGCTGATCCTGGTCGGCTTTCTCGCCTTTCTGCCCTTTCCGGGCATGCGCGAGGCGTTGAATCCGGTGGAAGAGCCGCGCGGGTGGGAGATCATGGCCGAGATCTGCGTCATCGTCGGCCTGTTCGGCACCGGGCTCAGGATCGACCGCCTGATCGACAGGAAGCAATGGGCACCGACCGTGCGGCTGCTGCTGATCGCCATGCCGCTGTGCATCGCGGCCCTGGCGCTATTCGGCTGGTTCGCGGCCGGCATGACGTTCGCCGGCGCGCTGCTATTGGGCGCGGTGCTGGCGCCGACCGATCCGGTGCTGGCCGCCGATGTCGCCGTCGGGCCGCCGCTCGAAGGGGGTGAGCATCCCGTTCGCTTTACGCTGACCACCGAAGCAGGGCTGAACGACGGCCTGGCCTTTCCCTTCGTCCATCTTGGTATCCTGGTCGCCAGCGCGGGGATGATCAGCTGGGACCTCGCCGGCGAATGGGCGCTTCGCGACGTCCTGTACCGGGTCGTGGTCGGGGGCCTGTCGGGCGCGGCGGTCGGCTGGCTGCTCGGCAAGCTCCTGTTCGATTGGCCGCGCGAGAATGCGCTGGCGAGGACCGAGAGCGGGGTGATCGCCTTTGCCGGGGTGCTGCTCGCCTATGGCGCGACCGAGCTTGTCGAAGGTTATGGCTTCATCGCCGCCTTTGTCGCGGGCCTCACCCTCCGCCGGTCCGAAAGCTCGCACGATTTCCACAAGCGGCTGCACGATTTCTCCGAATCGCTCGAGCATGCGCTGACCGCCATCCTGTTGGTCGGCCTGGGCGCGGTGCTGCCGGTTCTGTGGCCGCATTTCACGCCCGCCAATGCGATGATCGCCGCCGTGCTGATCCTCGTGATCCGTCCGGCCGCGGCGTGGTTGTCGCTGGTCGGCACGGTGTTGCACGGGCGCGAGCGGGCGGTGGTTGCTTTCTATGGCGTGCGCGGGATCGGCTCGATCTATTATCTCGCTTATGCCGGCCACCATGTGAAGCTCACCAACGAGTATGAGTTGTGGGCCACCATTGCCGGCACCATTCTCCTCTCGACGCTGGTGCATGGCCTCACCGCGGGAATCGCGGTCGAGAGCGTGACGGGGGAGCAGCAGACCGGTCCCACTGTGCCGCCGTCGAACCCGGTTGAGAGCGCGGAGAGCTCTCGCTAG